A single Ziziphus jujuba cultivar Dongzao chromosome 11, ASM3175591v1 DNA region contains:
- the LOC107431527 gene encoding WAT1-related protein At5g07050 gives MEGQLGCLGNFIQRSKPYIAMICLQFGYAGMNIVTKVSLNRGMSHYVLVVYRHAFATAAIAPFALVLERKERPKITFPIFMHIFVLGLLGPVIDQNFYYAGLKFTSPTFSCAMSNMLPAMTFVMAVLCRMEKVEIKKVRCQAKVLGTIVTVGGAMLMTLYKGHVIKFAWSEHHTGRVGHSTSTSNAAAAADDKDWVKGSILLIMATLAWASFFILQAVALKRYSAQLSLTALVCFMGALQSTAVTFVMEHSPSAWTIGWDMNLLAAAYGGLISSSMAYYVQGLVMQKRGPVFVTAFSPLMMIIVAVMGSFILAENIYMGGVLGAALIVAGLYSVLWGEYKEYKELQEADLYIPQAIKGTGDANITTSNVNDFEAAKDTSHKQVQDTTTCERNKLPTLQLSDV, from the exons atggagggACAATTAGGATGTTTAGGAAATTTTATCCAAAGGTCGAAGCCATATATAGCAATGATATGTCTGCAATTCGGGTACGCAGGCATGAACATAGTAACAAAGGTTTCCCTCAACAGAGGAATGAGCCACTATGTGCTTGTGGTCTATAGGCATGCCTTTGCCACAGCAGCTATCGCTCCCTTCGCTCTTGTTCTTGAGAG GAAAGAAAGGCCAAAGATTACATTCCCCATTTTCATGCATATTTTTGTCCTCGGTCTTCTCGG ACCGGTGATTGATCAAAACTTTTACTATGCCGGGTTAAAGTTCACATCGCCCACCTTCTCATGTGCCATGAGCAACATGCTCCCTGCAATGACATTCGTCATGGCGGTCCTATGCAG GATGGAGAAAGTGGAGATAAAGAAAGTAAGATGCCAAGCAAAGGTGTTGGGAACGATTGTGACGGTTGGAGGAGCAATGTTGATGACACTATACAAGGGACATGTGATTAAGTTTGCGTGGTCTGAGCATCATACGGGGAGGGTCGGCCATTCGACTAGTACTAGTAATGCCGCAGCAGCAGCGGATGACAAGGACTGGGTGAAGGGGTCCATTCTGCTAATAATGGCGACGCTTGCGTGGGCATCTTTCTTTATATTGCAGGCAGTGGCATTGAAAAGATATTCAGCTCAGCTCTCTCTCACTGCACTTGTATGCTTCATGGGCGCTCTCCAATCCACTGCTGTCACCTTCGTTATGGAGCACTCTCCCTCTGCTTGGACCATCGGCTGGGATATGAATCTCCTTGCTGCTGCCTATGGT GGATTAATCTCATCAAGCATGGCATATTATGTTCAAGGGCTTGTCATGCAGAAAAGAGGGCCTGTTTTTGTCACTGCTTTCAGCCCCCTTATGATGATCATTGTGGCTGTCATGGGCTCTTTCATCCTTGCCgaaaatatttatatgggaGG TGTTCTTGGAGCTGCACTGATAGTTGCGGGACTCTACTCCGTTCTTTGGGGAGAATACAAAGAGTACAAAGAGCTGCAGGAAGCCGATCTCTATATTCCCCAAGCCATAAAGGGTACTGGAGACGCTAATATTACTACTAGTAATGTCAATGACTTCGAAGCTGCTAAAGATACCAGTCATAAACAAGTCCAAGACACTACTACTTGTGAACGGAACAAGCTGCCTACACTACAACTATCAGATGTCTAA
- the LOC107431540 gene encoding cytochrome P450 CYP94D108: protein MVMELFFSIQIQSLLCLLLLLFLLLLFAYFYLYFVGHGRHINIKNSTHKRSKQPSAAAAGGGGQGFKIYPILGALPEFLYNRHRFLEWTTQVLRRCPTKTSVFRRPGKVHGIMTANPENVEHMLKTNFQNYPKGDRFNYLLQDFLGEGIFNSDGELWKLQRKTASYEFNTKSLRNFVLENVVVEMDTRLLPTLEDASRRGYVVDLQDILERFAFDNVCKLAFNVDPACLNSMAANNATNAGAGAEFEFMRAFEDAATLSSGRFMYAFPIVWQIKKLLGVGSERRLRQAIHTVHKFADNIIRSRMEANSSSSSLQNEKDLLSRFIANEENNSPEFLRDIIISFILAGRDTTSSALSWFFWLLSSRPDVQNSILKELQAIRIQNTNTGENNNTFYFSFNQLRDMQYLQAAISEAMRLYPPVPVDTKACLTDDIMPDGTFVGKDWFVTYHTYAMGRMETIWGKNYDEYVPERWLDDDGMCCQESPFRFPVFHAGPRMCLGKDMAYIQMKSIAATVIERFEIEVVDGDKRPEHLLSLTLRMKTGLPVKLTKRERL, encoded by the coding sequence ATGGTTATGGAGCTTTTCTTCTCTATCCAAATTCAATCTCTCCTctgccttcttcttcttctttttcttctgcttCTGTTTGCATATTTCTACCTTTACTTTGTTGGCCATGGCCgccatattaatattaaaaactcAACCCACAAAAGAAGCAAACAACcttcagcagcagcagcaggagGAGGAGGACAAGGGTTCAAAATCTACCCCATCCTGGGAGCCCTACCAGAATTCCTGTACAACAGGCATCGGTTCCTTGAATGGACCACTCAAGTCCTCCGCAGGTGCCCCACCAAGACGTCGGTGTTTCGGCGGCCGGGGAAGGTCCACGGCATCATGACGGCCAACCCAGAGAACGTGGAGCACATGCTGAAGACCAACTTCCAAAACTACCCGAAAGGTGACCGCTTCAATTACCTGCTGCAAGACTTTCTGGGGGAGGGAATCTTCAACTCGGATGGTGAGCTGTGGAAGCTGCAGAGGAAAACCGCCAGCTACGAGTTCAACACAAAATCTCTGCGCAACTTCGTATTGGAAAACGTGGTGGTAGAGATGGACACCCGGTTGCTTCCCACTCTGGAGGACGCCTCCCGAAGGGGATATGTTGTTGATTTGCAGGACATCCTGGAGCGCTTTGCTTTTGACAACGTATGCAAGTTGGCTTTCAACGTCGACCCTGCTTGTCTCAATTCCATGGCTGCCAATAATGCCACCAACGCAGGTGCAGGTGCTGAATTTGAATTCATGCGCGCCTTTGAGGACGCTGCCACCCTTAGCTCCGGCAGGTTCATGTATGCCTTTCCCATCGTCTGGCAGATCAAGAAGTTGCTGGGCGTTGGATCAGAACGCCGTCTCAGACAAGCCATCCACACCGTCCACAAATTCGCTGACAATATTATACGCTCCCGAATGGAAGccaacagcagcagcagcagcttacaaaatgaaaaagatttaCTGTCCCGGTTCATCGCTAATGAAGAAAACAACTCCCCCGAGTTTCTCCGAGATATCATCATAAGCTTCATTCTTGCTGGGCGAGACACCACTTCTTCCGCTCTCTCATGGTTCTTTTGGCTACTGTCATCCAGACCAGACGTCCAGAACTCCATACTCAAGGAGCTGCAAGCAATTCGgatacaaaatacaaatactGGGGAAAACAACAACACATTCTATTTTAGTTTCAACCAACTCAGGGACATGCAGTATTTGCAGGCTGCCATTTCCGAAGCCATGCGCCTTTACCCTCCAGTGCCCGTTGATACCAAAGCCTGCCTGACCGACGACATTATGCCCGATGGGACATTCGTTGGCAAGGATTGGTTCGTGACATACCATACTTACGCCATGGGGAGGATGGAGACCATATGGGGAAAGAATTATGATGAATATGTCCCCGAGAGGTGGTTGGATGATGATGGTATGTGCTGCCAAGAGAGCCCCTTCCGCTTCCCGGTATTTCATGCGGGGCCGAGAATGTGCCTAGGAAAAGATATGGCTTATATTCAGATGAAGTCCATTGCTGCTACCGTTATCGAGAGGTTCGAGATCGAGGTGGTGGATGGGGATAAGCGTCCAGAGCACTTGTTGTCATTGACCCTCAGAATGAAAACTGGTTTGCCCGTGAAACTCACAAAGAGAGAACGACTCTAA
- the LOC107431539 gene encoding ubiquitin carboxyl-terminal hydrolase 5 isoform X2 has translation MAEVSMCSSSSSSELTPDEERIVIRDIALTAEANSKEGDTFYLITQRWWQHWIEYVNRDEPNNLNDASSLSEHCDSVGTSTLKRPSGIDNSDLIYDATSEDSNAGTEIHDTLLEGRDYVLLPHEVWNQLHTWYGGGPTLARKVISSGLSQTELTVEVYPLRLQLLMMPKGDRSTIRISKKETIGELHRRACEIFDLKAEQVCIWDFYGRQKHALMNDMDKTLDDANVQMDQDILVEVLNHANAIGSGGCMSSVQYNGSLEKEATSILVEPSKSSLSIAGGLSASKGASKSYNTEIAQSQSLPSPARESDNAHGIVGVSTRGSTGGLTGLLNLGNTCFMNSAIQCLVHTPEFARYFREDYHQEINWQNPLGMVGELALAFGELLRKLWAPGRTPVAPRPFKAKLARFAPQFSGYNQHDSQELLAFLLDGLHEDLNRVKHKPYIKSRDADGRPDEEVADEYWANHIARNDSIIVDVCQGQYKSTLVCPVCNKVSVTFDPFMYLSLPLQSTTTRTMTVTVFTCDGSALPYACTVTVPKQGRCRDLIQALTGACSLKHNEKLLLVEIHNHLIQRFLEDPLISLSTIKDDDHLVAYKTSKLLKKTKYLQLMHRHGEQGASDKQTSSGWKPYGTPLVSLISCDDEITRGNIQTMVQKMLSPMLRNDVTNSKAALPKLPLQLVDENNAFIDLLMEQEKIIKLPSTSTAILIYIDWSQNLLEKYDTHYLENLPEVFKYGPVTKKARSEPLSLYTCLEAFLREEPLVPEDMWYCPQCKERRQASKKLDLWRLPEVLVIHLKRFSYSRSMKHKLETFVNFPVHDFDVTHYVANKNNSQRQLYELYALTNHYGSMGSGHYTAHIKLLDENKWYSFDDSHISPINEEDVKSSAAYVLFYRRVKTEDANVSNGVQDNIVFSQK, from the exons atggcggAGGTGTCGATGTGCAGTAGCAGCAGCAGCTCGGAGCTGACACCGGATGAAGAGAGGATAGTGATAAGGGACATTGCCTTGACTGCCGAAGCTAACAGCAAAGAGGGCGATACATTTTATTTGATCACCCAAAG ATGGTGGCAACATTGGATTGAATATGTGAATCGTGATGAGCCAAATAACCTAAATGATGCCTCCTCCTTGTCTGAGCATTGTGATTCAGTTGGAACAAGTACCTTAAAAAGGCCTTCAGGTATCGATAATTCTGACTTGATATATGATGCAACATCGGAGGACTCCAATGCAGGAACTGAGATACATGATACTCTACTAGAGGGCCGTGATTATGTATTGCTCCCTCATGAAGTTTGGAACCAATTGCATACATG GTATGGAGGTGGTCCAACACTGGCAAGAAAGGTAATTAGTTCAGGTCTGTCTCAGACAGAGTTGACTGTGGAAGTTTATCCTCTGCGCCTTCAATTACTTATGATGCCAAAAGGTGATCGCTCTACTATAAGAATAAGCAAGAAG GAAACCATTGGAGAGCTTCATAGGAGAGCTTGTGAGATTTTCGATCTTAAAGCTGAACAA GTGTGCATCTGGGATTTCTATGGACGCCAAAAACATGCTTTGATGAACGACATGGATAAAACACTTGATGATGCTAATGTTCAGATGGATCAAGAT ATTCTGGTGGAAGTCCTTAACCATGCCAATGCTATTGGATCGGGTGGCTGCATGAGTTCTGTTCAGTACAATGGATCTCTTGAGAAGGAAGCGACCTCTATTCTTGTAGAGCCTTCTAAGTCAAGCTTATCAATTGCAGGAGGGTTATCCGCTAGCAAGGGTGCATCAAAAAGCTACAACACTGAGATTGCACAGAGTCAAAGCCTGCCTTCTCCAGCTAGGGAGTCGGATAATGCTCATGGGATTGTTGGTGTTAGTACAAGGGGCTCTACTGGTGGTTTGACTGGATTGCTAAACCTTGGAAATACTTGTTTCATGAATAGTGCTATACAGTGCCTTGTTCATACACCAGAATTTGCCAGATATTTTCGGGAAGACTATCATCAAGAGATAAATTGGCAAAACCCTCTGGGCATGGTC GGTGAGCTAGCTTTGGCATTTGGTGAGCTACTACGGAAGCTGTGGGCACCTGGACGAACACCAGTGGCTCCTCGGCCTTTCAAAGCAAAGCTTGCTCGCTTTGCTCCTCAATTTAGTGGCTACAATCAGCATGATTCTCAG GAGCTTTTAGCTTTCTTACTAGATGGTCTTCATGAAGATCTGAATCGTGTTAAACATAAACCCTACATAAAATCTAGAGATGCTGATGGCCGACCTGATGAAGAAGTTGCTGATGAGTATTGGGCCAATCACATTGCTCGTAATGATTCTATAATTGTCGATGTGTGCCAA GGTCAATACAAGTCAACTTTGGTTTGCCCAGTGTGCAATAAAGTATCTGTCACATTTGATCCCTTCATGTACCTTTCACTGCCGCTCCAGTCTACCACTACCCGAACTATGACGGTGACAGTGTTTACATGTGATGGAAGTGCATTACCATATGCTTGTACTGTGACCGTTCCCAAGCAGGGACGCTGCAGGGACCTGATCCAGGCACTTACTGGTGCTTGTTCCTTGAAGCACAATGAGAAGCTTTTGCTTGTGGAG ATACACAACCATTTGATTCAGAGATTTTTAGAAGACCCATTAATATCGTTGTCCACTATCAAAGATGATGACCATCTTGTTGCCTACAAGACTTCAAAGCTGTTGAAGAAAACTAAATATCTTCAGCTGATGCACCGTCATGGAGAGCA AGGTGCTAGTGATAAGCAGACTTCATCAGGCTGGAAACCTTATGGAACACCTCTTGTCTCCTTAATCTCATGTGATGATGAAATTACGAGAGGCAATATACAGACAATGGTTCAAAAAATGCTTTCTCCTATGCTAAGAA ATGATGTCACTAATTCTAAAGCAGCATTGCCAAAACTACCTCTTCAGTTGGTTGATGAAAATAATGCATTCATTGATCTGTTAATGGagcaagaaaaaataattaagcttCCCTCAACATCAACAGcaatacttatatatattgattggtCCCAGAATCTCTTGGAGAAGTATGATACTCACTACCTAGAAAACTTACCAGAGGTGTTTAAATATGGACCTGTTACAAAGAAGGCTCGCAGTGAACCTCTCTCCTTGTACACCTGCTTAGAAGCTTTTCTACGTGAAGAACCACTGGTGCCTGAAGATATGTG GTACTGTCCACAGTGCAAAGAGCGGCGGCAAGCAAGCAAAAAGCTTGATTTGTGGAGACTTCCAGAAGTGTTGGTCATCCATTTAAAGAGATTCTCATACAGCAGATCAATGAAGCATAAGCTAGAAACTTTTGTTAACTTTCCTGTTCATGACTTTGATGTAACACATTATGTAGCCAATAAAAACAACTCCCAGCGCCAACTCTATGAACTCTATGCTTTAACAAACCATTATGGTAGCATGGGTAGTGGTCACTACACAGCACACATCAAG CTTCTAGATGAGAATAAGTGGTATAGCTTTGATGATAGTCATATATCACCAATAAATGAAGAAGATGTGAAGTCATCTGCCGCATATGTCCTCTTCTATCGACGGGTGAAGACAGAAGATGCAAATGTCAGTAATGGGGTCCAGGACAACATCGTTTTTTCACAGAAGTAG
- the LOC107431539 gene encoding ubiquitin carboxyl-terminal hydrolase 5 isoform X1: MAEVSMCSSSSSSELTPDEERIVIRDIALTAEANSKEGDTFYLITQRWWQHWIEYVNRDEPNNLNDASSLSEHCDSVGTSTLKRPSGIDNSDLIYDATSEDSNAGTEIHDTLLEGRDYVLLPHEVWNQLHTWYGGGPTLARKVISSGLSQTELTVEVYPLRLQLLMMPKGDRSTIRISKKETIGELHRRACEIFDLKAEQVCIWDFYGRQKHALMNDMDKTLDDANVQMDQDILVEVLNHANAIGSGGCMSSVQYNGSLEKEATSILVEPSKSSLSIAGGLSASKGASKSYNTEIAQSQSLPSPARESDNAHGIVGVSTRGSTGGLTGLLNLGNTCFMNSAIQCLVHTPEFARYFREDYHQEINWQNPLGMVGELALAFGELLRKLWAPGRTPVAPRPFKAKLARFAPQFSGYNQHDSQELLAFLLDGLHEDLNRVKHKPYIKSRDADGRPDEEVADEYWANHIARNDSIIVDVCQGQYKSTLVCPVCNKVSVTFDPFMYLSLPLQSTTTRTMTVTVFTCDGSALPYACTVTVPKQGRCRDLIQALTGACSLKHNEKLLLVEIHNHLIQRFLEDPLISLSTIKDDDHLVAYKTSKLLKKTKYLQLMHRHGEQGASDKQTSSGWKPYGTPLVSLISCDDEITRGNIQTMVQKMLSPMLRSESLGHADVSDTSISAAVSEPCLDLTSGEACTDSNVSHSDDVTNSKAALPKLPLQLVDENNAFIDLLMEQEKIIKLPSTSTAILIYIDWSQNLLEKYDTHYLENLPEVFKYGPVTKKARSEPLSLYTCLEAFLREEPLVPEDMWYCPQCKERRQASKKLDLWRLPEVLVIHLKRFSYSRSMKHKLETFVNFPVHDFDVTHYVANKNNSQRQLYELYALTNHYGSMGSGHYTAHIKLLDENKWYSFDDSHISPINEEDVKSSAAYVLFYRRVKTEDANVSNGVQDNIVFSQK; this comes from the exons atggcggAGGTGTCGATGTGCAGTAGCAGCAGCAGCTCGGAGCTGACACCGGATGAAGAGAGGATAGTGATAAGGGACATTGCCTTGACTGCCGAAGCTAACAGCAAAGAGGGCGATACATTTTATTTGATCACCCAAAG ATGGTGGCAACATTGGATTGAATATGTGAATCGTGATGAGCCAAATAACCTAAATGATGCCTCCTCCTTGTCTGAGCATTGTGATTCAGTTGGAACAAGTACCTTAAAAAGGCCTTCAGGTATCGATAATTCTGACTTGATATATGATGCAACATCGGAGGACTCCAATGCAGGAACTGAGATACATGATACTCTACTAGAGGGCCGTGATTATGTATTGCTCCCTCATGAAGTTTGGAACCAATTGCATACATG GTATGGAGGTGGTCCAACACTGGCAAGAAAGGTAATTAGTTCAGGTCTGTCTCAGACAGAGTTGACTGTGGAAGTTTATCCTCTGCGCCTTCAATTACTTATGATGCCAAAAGGTGATCGCTCTACTATAAGAATAAGCAAGAAG GAAACCATTGGAGAGCTTCATAGGAGAGCTTGTGAGATTTTCGATCTTAAAGCTGAACAA GTGTGCATCTGGGATTTCTATGGACGCCAAAAACATGCTTTGATGAACGACATGGATAAAACACTTGATGATGCTAATGTTCAGATGGATCAAGAT ATTCTGGTGGAAGTCCTTAACCATGCCAATGCTATTGGATCGGGTGGCTGCATGAGTTCTGTTCAGTACAATGGATCTCTTGAGAAGGAAGCGACCTCTATTCTTGTAGAGCCTTCTAAGTCAAGCTTATCAATTGCAGGAGGGTTATCCGCTAGCAAGGGTGCATCAAAAAGCTACAACACTGAGATTGCACAGAGTCAAAGCCTGCCTTCTCCAGCTAGGGAGTCGGATAATGCTCATGGGATTGTTGGTGTTAGTACAAGGGGCTCTACTGGTGGTTTGACTGGATTGCTAAACCTTGGAAATACTTGTTTCATGAATAGTGCTATACAGTGCCTTGTTCATACACCAGAATTTGCCAGATATTTTCGGGAAGACTATCATCAAGAGATAAATTGGCAAAACCCTCTGGGCATGGTC GGTGAGCTAGCTTTGGCATTTGGTGAGCTACTACGGAAGCTGTGGGCACCTGGACGAACACCAGTGGCTCCTCGGCCTTTCAAAGCAAAGCTTGCTCGCTTTGCTCCTCAATTTAGTGGCTACAATCAGCATGATTCTCAG GAGCTTTTAGCTTTCTTACTAGATGGTCTTCATGAAGATCTGAATCGTGTTAAACATAAACCCTACATAAAATCTAGAGATGCTGATGGCCGACCTGATGAAGAAGTTGCTGATGAGTATTGGGCCAATCACATTGCTCGTAATGATTCTATAATTGTCGATGTGTGCCAA GGTCAATACAAGTCAACTTTGGTTTGCCCAGTGTGCAATAAAGTATCTGTCACATTTGATCCCTTCATGTACCTTTCACTGCCGCTCCAGTCTACCACTACCCGAACTATGACGGTGACAGTGTTTACATGTGATGGAAGTGCATTACCATATGCTTGTACTGTGACCGTTCCCAAGCAGGGACGCTGCAGGGACCTGATCCAGGCACTTACTGGTGCTTGTTCCTTGAAGCACAATGAGAAGCTTTTGCTTGTGGAG ATACACAACCATTTGATTCAGAGATTTTTAGAAGACCCATTAATATCGTTGTCCACTATCAAAGATGATGACCATCTTGTTGCCTACAAGACTTCAAAGCTGTTGAAGAAAACTAAATATCTTCAGCTGATGCACCGTCATGGAGAGCA AGGTGCTAGTGATAAGCAGACTTCATCAGGCTGGAAACCTTATGGAACACCTCTTGTCTCCTTAATCTCATGTGATGATGAAATTACGAGAGGCAATATACAGACAATGGTTCAAAAAATGCTTTCTCCTATGCTAAGAAGTGAGAGTCTGGGTCATGCTGATGTATCTGATACTAGCATCTCTGCTGCAGTTTCAGAACCTTGTCTTGATTTAACTTCTGGTGAAGCATGTACTGACTCCAATGTTTCTCATTCAGATGATGTCACTAATTCTAAAGCAGCATTGCCAAAACTACCTCTTCAGTTGGTTGATGAAAATAATGCATTCATTGATCTGTTAATGGagcaagaaaaaataattaagcttCCCTCAACATCAACAGcaatacttatatatattgattggtCCCAGAATCTCTTGGAGAAGTATGATACTCACTACCTAGAAAACTTACCAGAGGTGTTTAAATATGGACCTGTTACAAAGAAGGCTCGCAGTGAACCTCTCTCCTTGTACACCTGCTTAGAAGCTTTTCTACGTGAAGAACCACTGGTGCCTGAAGATATGTG GTACTGTCCACAGTGCAAAGAGCGGCGGCAAGCAAGCAAAAAGCTTGATTTGTGGAGACTTCCAGAAGTGTTGGTCATCCATTTAAAGAGATTCTCATACAGCAGATCAATGAAGCATAAGCTAGAAACTTTTGTTAACTTTCCTGTTCATGACTTTGATGTAACACATTATGTAGCCAATAAAAACAACTCCCAGCGCCAACTCTATGAACTCTATGCTTTAACAAACCATTATGGTAGCATGGGTAGTGGTCACTACACAGCACACATCAAG CTTCTAGATGAGAATAAGTGGTATAGCTTTGATGATAGTCATATATCACCAATAAATGAAGAAGATGTGAAGTCATCTGCCGCATATGTCCTCTTCTATCGACGGGTGAAGACAGAAGATGCAAATGTCAGTAATGGGGTCCAGGACAACATCGTTTTTTCACAGAAGTAG
- the LOC107431515 gene encoding protein NRT1/ PTR FAMILY 3.1 produces the protein MELDMQNIADGGEKQEEEEMNKEKRLGGIRTMPFIFANEICDRFATTGFHANMITYLTQELNLPLVQASNTLTNFSGTASFTPLIGALIADSFAGRFWTITISSFIYELGLISITISAVLPTLRPPPCPTQMNCKEASAFQIWILYISLLLTSLGSGGIKPCVVTFAADQFDMTKSGVAGRRWNLFNLYYFSMGMATLTALTVVVYIQDNVGWGWGLGIPTIAMALSVVAFVIGSPIYRRLKPGGSPLVRLLHVIVAASKKRNAEMPSDPMLLYENRELDAAICLQGRLLHTDQFKWFDRAAIVTDDEAKVLGPPNLWRLTTVHRVEELKCIIRMLPIWAAGILLVASHSNQHSFTIQQARTMDRHLTNSFQIPAATLSVFGVLTMLTGLVLYERLFVPLARRLTGNPSGITCLQRMGIGLAVNILATVVSSFVEMKRKAVAADHNLLDDAKAVVPISVFWLVPQFCLHGLAEVFMSVGHLEFLYDQSPESMRSTAAALYWIAISIGNYIGTLMVTLVHAYTGKQNNWLPNKNLNRGRLDYYYWLVSGIQVVNLIYYVACARFYAYKPLQEATEICSKEDDEELAKDKMPSKKMDSSDKDGGVELQRSVTV, from the exons TTAATCTGCCGCTGGTTCAGGCCTCCAACACCCTCACCAACTTCAGTGGAACAGCCAGCTTCACCCCACTCATTGGTGCTTTGATAGCCGACTCTTTTGCCGGTCGGTTTTGGACCATCACCATCAGTTCCTTCATCTATGAACtg GGATTGATTAGCATAACTATATCAGCAGTACTACCCACCTTGCGCCCTCCACCATGCCCCACACAAATGAACTGCAAGGAAGCATCAGCCTTCCAGATATGGATCCTCTACATCTCTCTTCTCCTCACATCTCTTGGCTCTGGTGGCATTAAGCCTTGCGTTGTTACTTTCGCTGCTGACCAATTTGACATGACCAAGTCTGGAGTTGCTGGTCGAAGATGGAACTTATTCAACTTGTACTATTTTAGCATGGGAATGGCAACACTAACTGCTTTGACTGTCGTAGTTTACATACAAGACAATGTAGGTTGGGGCTGGGGTCTTGGCATTCCAACTATAGCCATGGCTTTATCAGTTGTAGCTTTTGTCATTGGTTCTCCAATTTATAGAAGGTTAAAACCAGGAGGGAGTCCATTGGTTCGATTGCTTCACGTAATTGTCGCAGCTAGTAAGAAGAGGAATGCAGAGATGCCATCAGATCCCATGCTTTTGTATGAAAATAGGGAGCTTGATGCTGCTATTTGTTTGCAGGGGAGGCTTCTTCACACCGATCAATTCAA GTGGTTTGATAGAGCCGCCATTGTAACTGACGATGAGGCAAAGGTTCTGGGGCCACCAAACCTGTGGAGGCTTACCACAGTTCACCGTGTTGAGGAGCTCAAGTGTATCATAAGAATGCTGCCTATTTGGGCAGCCGGAATCTTGCTTGTTGCTTCACACTCAAATCAACACAGCTTCACAATCCAACAAGCTCGCACTATGGATCGTCACCTTACCAATTCCTTCCAAATCCCAGCAGCTACTTTGTCTGTCTTTGGCGTCCTAACCATGCTCACTGGACTTGTTCTTTATGAACGTCTATTTGTCCCTTTGGCTCGCCGATTGACAGGGAACCCATCTGGCATCACTTGCCTACAGAGGATGGGAATAGGCTTGGCGGTCAACATCCTTGCCACAGTTGTCTCATCTTTTGTTGAAATGAAAAGGAAAGCAGTTGCTGCTGATCACAACTTATTGGATGATGCAAAAGCCGTTGTCCCCATAAGTGTGTTTTGGTTGGTTCCTCAGTTTTGCCTTCATGGATTAGCTGAAGTTTTCATGTCTGTTGGTCACTTGGAATTTCTTTATGATCAATCACCTGAAAGCATGAGAAGCACTGCAGCAGCCCTTTATTGGATAGCAATTTCAATAGGAAATTATATTGGTACCTTGATGGTGACACTTGTACATGCGTATACTGGCAAGCAAAACAATTGGCTgccaaataaaaatctaaatagaGGAAGATTGGACTACTATTATTGGCTTGTTAGTGGAATTCAAGTTGTTAATCTCATTTATTATGTGGCATGCGCTCGGTTTTATGCATATAAGCCTTTGCAAGAGGCCACAGAAATCTGCAGcaaggaagatgatgaagaacttgCTAAAGATAAAATGCCATCTAAGAAGATGGATAGCTCTGATAAAGATGGAGGGGTAGAGCTTCAAAGAAGTGTAACAgtttga